One Tautonia rosea genomic window carries:
- a CDS encoding DUF29 domain-containing protein codes for MAATRALDTLSSLYELDETAWLDLMADLAREGRVEEFDLAHLAEFLSDIARRDRREVESRLVVLLLHLLKWEFQPDRRTRSWRAPLIEQRQELNAVASKGVLRAHAEETLPAVYERAVERAAAETGLPVDRFPSECPYPLEQLLTMVLPEAVPKARS; via the coding sequence ATGGCTGCCACCCGAGCACTCGACACCCTGTCCTCGCTTTACGAGCTCGATGAAACGGCCTGGCTCGATCTCATGGCCGACCTGGCTCGTGAGGGCCGGGTTGAGGAGTTCGACCTGGCTCACCTCGCGGAGTTCCTCTCGGACATCGCCCGGCGTGATCGTCGGGAGGTGGAAAGCCGCCTTGTGGTCCTGCTCCTTCATCTGCTGAAGTGGGAATTTCAGCCCGATCGACGCACTCGGAGCTGGCGAGCACCCCTGATTGAACAGCGGCAAGAGCTGAACGCAGTCGCATCAAAGGGCGTGCTCCGTGCTCATGCGGAGGAAACGCTTCCGGCGGTCTACGAACGGGCCGTCGAGCGGGCGGCCGCAGAAACGGGGTTGCCCGTCGATCGTTTCCCGAGCGAGTGCCCGTATCCGCTGGAACAACTGCTTACGATGGTATTGCCCGAGGCTGTTCCGAAAGCCCGGTCCTGA
- a CDS encoding RluA family pseudouridine synthase: MPRERSLSDEPTEFTIRARSEAKRIDHYLHSRFPDYSRSVFQKVIDAGAVLVNDQAVKASYKVQLGDRVRVWLPVLDHDVPQAEDIPLKFIYEDDTMAVVDKAPNMVVHPAKGNWSGTLVNALQHHLDRLSSVSGELRPGIVHRLDRDTSGLILIAKADRSHTHLAKQFEDRTIRKQYLAIVSGSPERDSDYIDKLIGHHPTHREKMAIRRPEDGGKVARTFYKVLERFRGYALILCEPKTGRTHQIRVHLTHIGCPIVADKLYSGRDRLTMGDLVGPEGPDADRVLIDRQALHAHRLSLIHPKTEEPMELVSPVPEDMQTVLDALREHRAMD; this comes from the coding sequence ATGCCTCGCGAGCGATCGCTGTCAGACGAACCGACCGAGTTCACGATCCGGGCCCGGTCGGAGGCAAAGCGGATTGATCATTATTTGCACAGCCGCTTCCCGGACTATTCGAGGAGCGTCTTTCAGAAGGTGATCGACGCGGGAGCCGTGCTGGTGAACGACCAGGCCGTGAAGGCGTCGTACAAGGTGCAGCTGGGAGACCGGGTGCGGGTCTGGCTGCCGGTGCTCGACCACGACGTGCCGCAGGCGGAAGATATCCCGCTGAAGTTTATTTATGAGGATGACACGATGGCGGTGGTCGACAAGGCGCCGAACATGGTGGTGCATCCGGCGAAGGGGAACTGGTCGGGGACGCTGGTCAACGCGCTTCAGCATCATCTCGATCGGCTGTCGAGTGTCTCGGGTGAGTTGCGGCCGGGGATCGTGCATCGGCTCGACCGGGATACGTCGGGCCTGATCCTCATTGCCAAGGCGGATCGGTCGCATACGCACCTGGCCAAGCAGTTCGAGGACCGGACGATCCGGAAGCAGTATCTGGCGATCGTGTCGGGATCACCAGAACGCGATAGTGATTATATCGACAAGCTGATCGGTCATCATCCGACGCATCGCGAGAAGATGGCGATTCGGAGGCCGGAGGATGGCGGCAAGGTCGCTCGGACGTTTTACAAGGTGCTGGAGCGCTTTCGCGGGTATGCGTTGATTTTGTGTGAGCCGAAAACGGGGCGGACGCATCAGATTCGAGTGCACCTGACGCACATCGGCTGCCCGATCGTGGCGGACAAGCTGTACTCGGGGCGCGACAGGCTGACGATGGGGGACCTGGTCGGCCCCGAGGGGCCGGACGCGGACCGGGTCTTGATCGATCGGCAGGCGTTGCATGCGCATCGACTTTCGCTGATTCATCCGAAAACAGAGGAGCCGATGGAGCTGGTTTCGCCAGTGCCGGAAGACATGCAAACGGTTCTGGACGCGTTACGGGAACATCGGGCGATGGACTGA
- a CDS encoding sialate O-acetylesterase, which translates to MTLRKSKWFAAVVAMGMAATMPAVAEVTPNPIFSDGMVLQRGATVPIWGTAEPGAEVTVSFRDQEATATAGDDGKWMAYLNDLDVGGKGNTLTIASGDDSVTIDDVLVGEVWVCSGQSNMQWSVTQSADPESVIAGSEDPLLRLLTVPRVGTAEPQDTVDISWSASGPETIPGFSAVAYHFGKMLRKELNVPVGLISTNFGGTPAEAWTDKAALAAHPYLKGILDRPENERESHRPGWLYNAMIHPIVPYGIAGAIWYQGESNAGRAFEYRTLFPAMIENWRDAFGQGDFPFLLVQLAPFKKIRTEPGPSDWAELREAQLLATQVLRNVAMAVITDVGEEDDIHPKAKEPVGQRLALAALALEYGKDIPYSGPILRSASFANGKATLKFDHANGGLVAKDGSLTGFTIAGEDQTFVNAQAEIVDEETIVVSSPEVEHPVAVRFGWDDYPVVNLWNGADLPATPFRTDSWPGVTVP; encoded by the coding sequence ATGACTCTCCGCAAGAGCAAATGGTTTGCCGCCGTGGTGGCGATGGGGATGGCCGCGACAATGCCGGCTGTCGCCGAAGTCACGCCGAATCCAATCTTCTCGGACGGCATGGTGCTGCAACGAGGCGCCACGGTGCCGATCTGGGGAACGGCCGAACCCGGAGCCGAGGTGACGGTGAGCTTCCGGGATCAGGAGGCGACGGCCACGGCCGGCGACGACGGGAAGTGGATGGCCTATCTGAACGATCTCGACGTGGGAGGCAAGGGGAACACCCTGACGATTGCCAGCGGCGACGATTCGGTGACGATCGACGATGTGCTCGTTGGCGAGGTCTGGGTTTGCTCCGGGCAGTCGAACATGCAGTGGTCGGTGACCCAGAGCGCTGACCCGGAATCGGTGATTGCCGGGTCGGAGGACCCCCTGCTCCGCCTGCTGACGGTGCCTCGGGTGGGAACGGCCGAGCCGCAGGACACAGTCGACATTTCCTGGTCGGCCTCGGGACCGGAGACGATCCCCGGCTTCTCGGCCGTGGCGTATCACTTCGGCAAGATGCTCCGCAAGGAGCTGAATGTACCGGTCGGCTTGATCAGCACGAACTTCGGCGGCACCCCGGCCGAAGCCTGGACCGACAAAGCCGCCCTGGCTGCTCATCCGTACTTGAAGGGCATCCTCGACCGACCGGAGAACGAGCGAGAATCGCACCGGCCGGGCTGGCTCTACAATGCGATGATCCACCCGATCGTCCCCTACGGCATCGCTGGGGCGATCTGGTATCAAGGGGAGTCGAACGCGGGCCGAGCCTTCGAGTATCGGACCCTCTTCCCGGCGATGATCGAGAACTGGCGAGACGCCTTCGGGCAAGGGGACTTCCCGTTCCTGCTCGTGCAGCTGGCTCCATTCAAGAAGATCCGAACCGAGCCCGGCCCGAGTGACTGGGCCGAGCTGCGCGAGGCTCAGCTGCTGGCTACCCAGGTGCTCCGCAACGTGGCAATGGCGGTCATCACCGACGTGGGTGAGGAAGACGACATTCACCCGAAGGCGAAGGAGCCGGTTGGTCAGCGGCTGGCGCTGGCGGCGCTAGCGCTGGAGTATGGGAAGGACATTCCCTACTCCGGGCCGATCCTTCGCTCGGCGAGCTTCGCCAACGGCAAGGCGACCTTGAAATTTGATCATGCGAATGGTGGTCTTGTCGCCAAGGATGGGTCGTTGACCGGGTTCACGATCGCCGGGGAGGATCAGACGTTTGTGAACGCTCAGGCCGAGATCGTGGACGAGGAGACGATCGTTGTGTCGAGCCCCGAGGTTGAGCATCCGGTCGCCGTCCGGTTCGGCTGGGATGATTACCCGGTGGTGAACCTCTGGAACGGCGCGGATCTGCCTGCGACTCCCTTCCGAACCGATTCGTGGCCGGGCGTGACGGTTCCTTGA
- a CDS encoding FkbM family methyltransferase: MKQRILGSSLARLALSTRSMMKLGGAVLNGKEVVETLVNDQLAEYLMVRFARPGTLFLDVGAHIGSIITEVLHYCPSTTIVAIEAIPEKVDQLRRTFPTITVHQCALGEAEGTASFFIHPQKSGYSSLQRPSHARQHEFQEIQVPLTTLDHLIKSESVDFIKIDVEGAELGVLRGGDRLISANRPTILFESMPEAENSLGYSKESLWQWFHDHSYEVVIPNRVAHTAPGLSLDCFLDSHWFPRRTGNYFGIPKERRNEVRARARTILKLDRS; the protein is encoded by the coding sequence ATGAAGCAACGAATCCTGGGATCGTCGCTAGCGAGACTTGCCCTCTCGACCCGGTCCATGATGAAGCTCGGGGGAGCAGTGCTGAATGGCAAGGAAGTCGTGGAGACGCTCGTCAACGACCAGCTGGCCGAGTACCTCATGGTCCGATTCGCCAGGCCCGGCACCCTCTTCCTCGACGTCGGAGCACACATCGGGTCGATCATCACGGAAGTCCTGCACTATTGCCCCTCAACCACAATCGTGGCCATCGAAGCGATTCCGGAAAAGGTCGACCAACTGCGACGAACCTTTCCCACGATCACGGTCCACCAGTGTGCGCTGGGCGAAGCGGAGGGCACCGCGTCCTTCTTTATCCATCCCCAAAAGTCGGGATACAGCTCGCTCCAACGCCCTTCGCACGCGCGACAGCACGAGTTCCAGGAAATTCAGGTCCCCCTCACCACGCTCGACCATCTCATCAAATCGGAATCCGTTGATTTTATCAAGATCGACGTCGAGGGGGCTGAACTGGGAGTCCTCCGGGGAGGCGATCGGCTCATCTCCGCCAATCGTCCCACGATCCTCTTCGAGAGCATGCCCGAGGCCGAGAACAGCCTCGGCTATTCGAAGGAATCGCTCTGGCAATGGTTCCACGACCACTCGTACGAGGTCGTCATCCCGAACCGTGTGGCCCACACCGCTCCGGGGCTGAGCCTGGACTGCTTCCTTGACAGCCACTGGTTCCCAAGACGCACAGGAAATTACTTCGGCATTCCGAAGGAACGACGCAACGAGGTCCGGGCCCGCGCCCGAACGATCCTGAAACTGGATCGCTCCTGA
- a CDS encoding ParA family protein has translation MTRRIAVLNQKGGVGKTTTTVNLAAALAHEGHRTLVLDLDPQAHATLHLGLMPGRSGPSLYDVLTQGLPLKDVRRQVADNLFICGSHIDLAAAEVELIGTVGREVILRDLLAADEADDAPYDFVLMDCPPSLGILTLNALCAAQEVFIPLQAHFLALHGLSKLLETIHLVSKRVNRDLRVSGVVLCLYDSGTRLGAEVIDDLERFFEARRQAHSPWSDAQIFKSRIRRNIRLAECPSFGQSIFQYAPSSRGAADYSSLAGEIQGRPPTGSWASTDSATTAPEPDSDGELPAVTRPARVDEPSSAPAA, from the coding sequence ATGACGCGCCGGATCGCGGTCTTGAACCAGAAGGGGGGCGTGGGCAAGACGACCACGACCGTCAACCTCGCCGCCGCCCTCGCCCACGAAGGGCACCGGACCTTGGTGCTCGACCTCGACCCTCAGGCCCATGCCACCCTACATCTCGGCCTGATGCCCGGCCGATCGGGCCCGTCCCTCTATGACGTTTTGACCCAGGGACTCCCCCTGAAGGATGTCCGCCGACAGGTCGCCGACAACCTATTCATCTGCGGGAGCCATATTGACTTGGCCGCCGCCGAGGTCGAGTTGATCGGAACCGTCGGCCGCGAGGTCATCCTCCGCGACCTCCTCGCCGCCGACGAGGCCGACGACGCCCCCTACGACTTCGTCCTCATGGACTGCCCCCCCTCGCTCGGCATCCTCACCCTCAATGCCCTCTGTGCCGCGCAAGAGGTGTTCATCCCCTTGCAGGCGCACTTCCTCGCCCTGCACGGGCTTTCCAAACTTCTGGAAACGATCCACCTCGTCTCGAAGCGCGTCAACCGCGACCTGCGCGTCTCTGGCGTCGTCCTCTGCTTGTATGACTCCGGAACCCGTCTCGGTGCCGAGGTCATCGACGACCTCGAACGCTTCTTCGAGGCCCGTCGCCAGGCCCATTCTCCCTGGTCAGACGCTCAAATTTTCAAATCTCGAATTCGCCGTAACATCCGCCTGGCGGAGTGCCCCAGCTTCGGCCAGTCCATCTTCCAGTACGCCCCGTCCAGCCGAGGAGCGGCCGATTACTCCTCACTCGCCGGAGAAATCCAGGGCCGCCCCCCCACCGGGTCCTGGGCATCGACCGACTCCGCCACCACTGCGCCCGAGCCTGACTCTGACGGCGAGCTCCCCGCCGTCACCCGGCCTGCTCGCGTCGACGAACCATCCTCCGCCCCTGCCGCATAA
- a CDS encoding putative quinol monooxygenase, protein MIHVIATITTHPGRRADLLTEFTKILEPVRAEDGCIEYGTAVDAKTDIAAQIPFRPDVVTVVEKWESLDHLKAHLDAPHMHTFRGRVKNIVTETSLSILESA, encoded by the coding sequence ATGATCCATGTCATCGCCACCATCACCACCCACCCCGGACGACGCGCCGACCTGCTCACCGAATTCACCAAGATCCTCGAACCCGTCCGAGCCGAAGACGGTTGCATCGAATATGGGACCGCCGTCGATGCCAAAACCGACATTGCCGCGCAGATCCCCTTCCGCCCTGATGTCGTCACCGTCGTCGAGAAGTGGGAAAGCCTGGACCACCTCAAGGCCCACCTCGACGCCCCTCACATGCACACCTTCCGCGGCCGCGTCAAAAACATCGTGACCGAGACCTCGCTGAGCATTCTTGAATCGGCTTGA
- a CDS encoding DUF1559 domain-containing protein: protein MEHHRPHPLIHPDRRRGFTLIELLVVIAIIGVLIALLLPAVQSAREAARRAQCTNNMKQIGLAIHNYESANGSMPPVKLASGSCNAPNRVPGFPNGSVLNTTGFTMILNFLEQQPLHDAYNFGQASSNAAWRNGNTNLIGSHWVNTTVVGSLVATYACPSDDPPERFNQDMNGTGPYAMAEAMRSNYVMMSSRFTEYDCPAFAAPVKRDQGMFFTDLAVKFSEVRDGLSNTVMIGESPQIKWSWNTTRYFGPFWGAGAHTSTHGTVYPPTHTWVWSSTPNAPWRDNRFPPNDQRLIYAWRIGSYHPGGANMTFGDGSVRFIKDTINPFVWWSLQTIQGGEVVSADQF, encoded by the coding sequence ATGGAACACCATCGACCGCATCCCTTGATTCACCCCGATCGACGACGTGGTTTCACGTTGATCGAACTGCTGGTGGTGATCGCCATTATTGGTGTTTTGATCGCGTTGTTGTTGCCTGCGGTCCAGAGTGCTCGAGAAGCCGCGCGACGGGCTCAGTGCACGAATAACATGAAGCAGATTGGGCTGGCGATTCACAACTACGAGAGCGCCAACGGCTCGATGCCTCCGGTGAAGCTGGCCTCGGGAAGCTGCAACGCACCGAACCGAGTGCCGGGCTTTCCAAACGGCTCGGTCTTGAACACGACCGGCTTCACGATGATCCTGAACTTCCTCGAACAGCAGCCGCTGCACGATGCCTACAACTTTGGTCAGGCGTCGAGCAATGCGGCCTGGCGGAATGGTAACACGAACCTGATCGGGAGCCACTGGGTGAACACGACGGTGGTGGGCTCGCTGGTTGCGACCTACGCGTGCCCGTCGGATGATCCGCCCGAACGGTTCAATCAGGATATGAATGGCACCGGTCCGTATGCCATGGCCGAGGCCATGCGCAGCAATTACGTGATGATGTCGAGCCGGTTCACCGAGTATGATTGCCCGGCCTTCGCCGCGCCGGTGAAGCGAGACCAGGGGATGTTCTTCACGGATCTGGCGGTGAAGTTCAGCGAGGTTCGCGATGGTCTGAGTAACACGGTGATGATCGGCGAGTCGCCGCAGATCAAGTGGAGCTGGAACACGACCCGGTACTTCGGTCCCTTCTGGGGAGCCGGGGCTCACACGTCGACTCACGGCACGGTCTACCCGCCGACGCATACCTGGGTCTGGTCGAGCACCCCGAACGCCCCGTGGCGAGACAACCGTTTCCCACCCAACGATCAGCGTTTGATCTACGCCTGGCGGATCGGAAGCTATCACCCGGGCGGTGCGAACATGACCTTTGGTGACGGCAGCGTCCGGTTCATCAAGGACACGATCAACCCGTTTGTCTGGTGGTCGTTGCAGACGATTCAGGGTGGTGAAGTCGTTTCGGCGGACCAATTCTGA
- a CDS encoding carboxypeptidase-like regulatory domain-containing protein, whose product MTIRMLFSVAVVSALLISTGCGSGPKLVPVSGIVTLNGEPLEGAELTFVPDPGNAEMTPGGDQTGPNGNYKAMYNFRSGLAPGKYTVLISKKTGTGEGAENAPPEIMGDPTMAAMGGYMEETLPEKYADPLKSDFNIEVPEEGGVFEFDVKGDSES is encoded by the coding sequence ATGACGATCAGGATGCTTTTCTCGGTGGCGGTCGTTTCGGCCCTGTTGATCTCGACGGGGTGCGGCTCCGGCCCGAAGCTCGTTCCGGTTTCCGGCATTGTGACCCTCAACGGCGAACCGCTGGAGGGGGCGGAACTGACGTTCGTTCCTGATCCCGGCAATGCGGAGATGACTCCTGGAGGGGACCAGACCGGACCGAACGGCAATTACAAAGCGATGTACAATTTCCGATCCGGGCTTGCTCCCGGGAAGTACACGGTGCTGATCAGCAAGAAAACAGGCACCGGAGAAGGAGCGGAAAATGCTCCTCCGGAGATCATGGGAGACCCAACCATGGCGGCCATGGGGGGCTACATGGAAGAGACCCTTCCAGAAAAATACGCCGATCCGTTGAAGAGCGACTTTAACATCGAGGTGCCTGAAGAAGGCGGGGTGTTCGAGTTCGATGTCAAGGGTGATTCGGAATCCTGA
- a CDS encoding carboxypeptidase-like regulatory domain-containing protein: MRFRIFTALGAVALLVGCSGETATTPTTFVPVSGTITVDGEPLVGAVITFLQTDEKGTTANGETDEEGTYTLQAMMQKGIAPGRYQVGISYLMPPSGKPVGLSARSSLAPVADLAVAEELVPPRYSDLGQTELSVTVPEEGGTFDFDLKGPLLDPPTAEELADPAPESGSDGAEESTEPDSPEEEPTVDGDTAEGP, translated from the coding sequence ATGCGATTCCGAATCTTCACCGCGCTCGGCGCGGTTGCCTTGCTAGTCGGTTGCTCAGGAGAGACCGCAACGACGCCGACCACGTTTGTTCCGGTCAGTGGAACGATTACGGTGGACGGTGAGCCGCTGGTTGGGGCAGTGATCACCTTCTTGCAGACCGACGAGAAGGGGACGACCGCCAACGGAGAGACCGATGAGGAAGGAACGTACACGCTCCAGGCGATGATGCAGAAGGGAATCGCTCCCGGTCGCTATCAGGTTGGGATCAGCTACCTGATGCCCCCCTCGGGCAAGCCGGTCGGGCTGTCGGCGCGGTCGAGTTTGGCCCCGGTGGCCGATCTGGCCGTGGCCGAGGAACTGGTGCCGCCGAGGTACAGCGACCTTGGGCAGACCGAACTGAGTGTGACTGTGCCCGAAGAGGGTGGCACCTTCGACTTCGACCTGAAAGGCCCCCTGCTCGATCCGCCGACGGCCGAGGAATTGGCCGATCCCGCTCCTGAGTCGGGATCTGACGGTGCGGAGGAATCGACCGAGCCGGACTCTCCCGAGGAGGAGCCGACGGTGGACGGCGACACGGCTGAGGGGCCCTGA
- a CDS encoding SMP-30/gluconolactonase/LRE family protein: MEDQDEADEAGTNVTLGEEKRPDMGQDRIDFAAMDAPDALLAPEATVSVDAAVCFLEGPAEDDRGNLFFSDIAGNRLLRRSSDGSLSTLREPSGRANGNTFDAEGRLVTCEGTEQGLDGGRRVVRTDMTTGAVEVLTDRFEGKRYNSPNDVVVDPLGRIWFTDPYYGPHREILEQGAEAVYRIDPDGAVTRVLSQPEIERPNGLAISPDARTLYVVDSHSRPGGNRKIWAFDVEDDGLLGNRRLVVNFGRGRGGDGIRLDSQGHLWVAAGVARPRNEGESDEVPPGVYVFGPDGDPIGRIPIAEDLVTNLTFGGPQRTTLYVTAGKTVYRVPVAVEGYRLWPGGT, encoded by the coding sequence ATGGAGGACCAGGACGAGGCCGATGAGGCCGGAACCAACGTGACCCTCGGTGAGGAAAAGAGGCCGGACATGGGGCAGGATCGCATCGATTTCGCTGCTATGGACGCCCCGGATGCCTTGCTGGCGCCCGAGGCGACGGTTTCGGTCGATGCGGCCGTTTGCTTCCTGGAAGGGCCGGCCGAGGACGATCGGGGAAACCTGTTCTTCAGTGACATTGCCGGAAATCGTTTGCTGCGGCGATCTTCGGATGGTTCGCTGAGCACCCTGCGCGAACCGAGCGGCCGGGCCAACGGCAACACGTTCGATGCTGAGGGGAGGCTCGTAACCTGCGAGGGGACCGAGCAAGGGCTCGACGGCGGGCGTCGGGTCGTTCGCACGGACATGACAACCGGCGCGGTCGAGGTTTTGACCGACCGATTTGAAGGGAAGCGCTACAATAGCCCCAATGACGTGGTCGTCGACCCGCTCGGCCGCATCTGGTTCACCGACCCTTATTACGGTCCGCACCGGGAGATTCTGGAGCAAGGGGCCGAGGCAGTGTACCGGATCGACCCCGACGGCGCGGTGACTCGGGTGCTGTCACAGCCGGAGATCGAGCGGCCGAACGGCCTGGCGATCTCGCCCGATGCTCGGACTCTGTACGTGGTCGATTCGCACAGTCGACCAGGCGGGAACCGGAAGATCTGGGCGTTCGACGTGGAGGATGACGGATTGCTGGGGAACCGACGCCTGGTGGTCAATTTCGGTCGGGGACGTGGTGGAGACGGCATCCGGCTCGACTCTCAAGGGCATCTCTGGGTGGCTGCCGGTGTGGCGAGGCCGCGCAACGAGGGCGAAAGCGACGAGGTTCCACCGGGAGTTTACGTGTTCGGACCCGATGGCGACCCGATTGGGCGGATCCCGATTGCCGAGGACCTGGTGACCAACCTGACCTTTGGAGGCCCACAGCGAACGACTCTGTACGTTACGGCTGGCAAGACGGTCTATCGGGTTCCGGTGGCGGTGGAAGGGTATCGGCTGTGGCCGGGAGGAACCTGA
- a CDS encoding calcium/sodium antiporter — MSGVIIGQFLLGVVGLIFGAKFLVQGAARLAVTVGVSPLVIGLTVVAFGTGSPELAVTLRAAWSGDPSLADLGVGNVVGSNIANVLVVLGFSALITPLVVRSRLVGWDVPVMIVASVAILLLGRDGQLSRSDGAILFSGILLYTVASIYHGRWVTARERAASGGVGEVPDRPATGPGQIALQFFWIVFGLTILVIGADLLVQAATAIAKGLGVSELIIGLTVVAIGTSLPEMATSLIAALKGEREMALGNAVGSNIFNIFAVLGLASLVAPDGVSVSRAALNFDIPVMIAVAVSCLPVVFTGARIARREGLLFLGYYVAYLAYLYLKQGQHSLLEEFSTVMLLFVLPLTVLALGVSVVSAVRSGRTTHAIRSKK; from the coding sequence GTGAGTGGTGTCATCATCGGGCAATTCCTACTGGGTGTGGTGGGCTTGATCTTCGGGGCGAAATTTCTGGTGCAGGGTGCGGCTCGGCTGGCCGTCACCGTTGGAGTGTCTCCTTTGGTGATTGGCCTGACGGTTGTGGCCTTCGGCACAGGATCGCCGGAGCTGGCCGTGACGTTGCGCGCGGCCTGGTCGGGCGACCCGAGCTTGGCGGACCTGGGGGTTGGGAACGTCGTTGGCAGTAACATTGCGAATGTGTTGGTGGTGCTGGGATTTTCGGCGCTAATCACGCCGCTGGTGGTGCGATCGAGGCTGGTGGGCTGGGACGTGCCGGTGATGATCGTGGCCTCGGTCGCGATCTTGCTGCTGGGTCGAGACGGCCAGTTGAGCCGGAGTGATGGGGCGATCCTCTTCTCGGGGATCCTGTTGTACACGGTTGCCTCGATCTACCACGGTCGTTGGGTAACGGCCCGAGAGCGGGCTGCCTCAGGAGGAGTGGGAGAGGTGCCGGATCGACCGGCGACAGGGCCGGGGCAGATTGCCTTGCAGTTTTTCTGGATCGTCTTCGGCCTGACGATTCTGGTGATCGGGGCCGACCTGCTGGTGCAGGCGGCAACGGCGATTGCCAAGGGCCTAGGAGTGAGCGAGCTGATCATCGGCCTGACAGTGGTTGCCATCGGTACGTCGTTACCCGAAATGGCCACGTCGCTCATCGCCGCGCTGAAGGGTGAGCGGGAGATGGCACTCGGAAATGCAGTGGGGAGTAATATCTTTAACATTTTTGCGGTGCTTGGCCTTGCAAGTCTGGTCGCGCCGGATGGGGTTTCGGTGTCTCGTGCGGCCTTGAATTTTGACATTCCGGTGATGATTGCCGTGGCGGTGAGCTGCTTGCCGGTGGTCTTTACGGGAGCCCGGATTGCCCGTCGAGAGGGGTTGCTGTTCCTCGGGTATTACGTTGCGTATCTGGCATACTTGTACTTGAAGCAGGGTCAGCATTCGTTGTTGGAAGAATTCAGCACGGTGATGCTGCTGTTCGTGTTGCCCCTGACGGTGCTGGCACTCGGGGTATCGGTGGTCTCTGCCGTGCGGTCGGGACGGACGACACACGCGATCCGGTCGAAGAAGTAG
- a CDS encoding cupin domain-containing protein encodes MVANGWQGGGAEVQLIQVEPGGCSGMNPNPWECGAAMIVVVDGVGRVLTGDVWLEVGPGDRIALEPGAPIAVRAGMTGPVVAVLVGWKVMSTRAA; translated from the coding sequence ATGGTCGCAAACGGATGGCAGGGTGGCGGGGCCGAAGTGCAACTGATCCAGGTCGAGCCGGGAGGCTGCTCGGGGATGAACCCGAACCCCTGGGAGTGTGGCGCGGCCATGATCGTGGTGGTGGACGGGGTCGGCCGAGTGTTGACCGGCGACGTCTGGCTTGAAGTTGGACCAGGCGATCGAATCGCTCTTGAGCCAGGCGCCCCCATTGCCGTGAGGGCTGGAATGACCGGGCCGGTGGTGGCGGTGCTCGTCGGCTGGAAGGTCATGTCGACTCGGGCGGCCTGA
- a CDS encoding HNH endonuclease, translating into MNLARTFDQVARTDATFERRGDLWVGKCLICNGPIAFNARTGEGATLEHIRARSRGGTDDPHNLALVHASCNHEKGRRWDPRRRRSQRDYDSFIDRLLQRRLDRWRDAPPSGTPPPPPR; encoded by the coding sequence GTGAACCTCGCCCGAACGTTCGACCAGGTCGCCCGCACCGACGCCACCTTCGAGCGGCGAGGCGACCTCTGGGTCGGCAAATGCCTGATTTGCAACGGCCCGATCGCCTTCAACGCCCGCACCGGCGAAGGGGCGACGCTCGAACATATCCGCGCACGAAGCCGAGGAGGCACCGACGACCCCCACAACCTTGCCCTCGTCCACGCCTCGTGCAACCACGAAAAAGGCCGACGCTGGGACCCTCGCCGCCGACGCTCTCAACGCGATTACGACAGCTTCATCGATCGCCTGCTCCAGCGACGCCTCGATCGCTGGCGAGACGCACCGCCTTCCGGCACACCTCCACCTCCCCCACGCTGA